A part of Leifsonia xyli subsp. xyli str. CTCB07 genomic DNA contains:
- a CDS encoding aminotransferase class V-fold PLP-dependent enzyme, producing the protein MTTIEQFARGFGEEPGYLDYGRVGPLSAAVRAEAIAQCEILSRARFGTIEGMAAEGARLRQAVSALTRFPADQVSFQSNASSGLMHAAFGLTGGEVLVSRAEFPSVTYAAVRAAQAMRVIAPVWLQTDNGRVTPARIREHLTPATSAVMVSLVDSRTGYLADIDGIRQVIGDRLLIVDAIQGFGMVDAPYEVADVVVSGGQKWMRSGGGTGFLALSERAIGHLTPVFSGWVGTDADGQTWDEVLDPARAARAYAVSNPDLVAQARFAAGLDEVAAVGVPAISAAVSAAVERVIALADEFAVPVSSPRNPAERAGIVVLEPLPEELTALAAALFNHGITATVRETNARISVHAGTTEETFGMVRAALVSYSSAI; encoded by the coding sequence ATGACGACGATCGAGCAGTTCGCGCGCGGGTTCGGCGAGGAGCCGGGATACCTCGACTACGGCCGGGTCGGCCCGCTGTCGGCGGCGGTGCGAGCGGAGGCGATCGCGCAGTGCGAGATCCTTTCGCGGGCGCGGTTCGGCACGATCGAGGGGATGGCCGCGGAGGGCGCGCGTCTCCGCCAAGCCGTGAGCGCGCTGACGCGGTTCCCCGCCGATCAGGTCTCCTTCCAGTCGAACGCCTCCAGCGGACTCATGCACGCCGCGTTCGGCCTCACCGGCGGCGAGGTGCTGGTCTCGCGCGCAGAGTTCCCGAGCGTCACCTACGCGGCGGTCCGTGCGGCGCAGGCGATGCGCGTCATCGCGCCGGTCTGGCTCCAGACCGACAACGGCCGCGTCACGCCCGCGCGCATCCGCGAGCATCTCACGCCCGCCACGAGCGCGGTCATGGTCAGCCTGGTGGACTCGCGCACCGGTTATCTGGCCGACATCGACGGCATCCGGCAGGTCATCGGCGACCGGCTGCTGATCGTCGATGCCATCCAGGGCTTCGGCATGGTCGACGCCCCCTACGAGGTCGCCGATGTCGTCGTCTCGGGCGGGCAGAAGTGGATGCGGTCCGGCGGGGGCACAGGGTTCCTCGCCCTCAGCGAGCGTGCCATCGGGCACCTGACCCCGGTCTTCAGCGGCTGGGTCGGCACCGACGCCGACGGCCAGACCTGGGACGAGGTGCTCGACCCGGCGCGGGCCGCGCGGGCGTACGCTGTCTCCAACCCGGACCTCGTTGCCCAGGCGCGGTTTGCCGCCGGTCTCGACGAGGTCGCCGCGGTCGGCGTCCCGGCGATCTCGGCTGCCGTGTCGGCTGCCGTCGAGCGAGTCATCGCGCTCGCGGACGAGTTCGCTGTGCCCGTCTCCTCGCCGCGGAACCCCGCGGAACGCGCCGGGATCGTCGTGCTGGAGCCGCTGCCCGAGGAACTCACCGCTCTGGCCGCCGCCCTCTTCAACCACGGCATCACCGCGACGGTCCGCGAGACGAACGCGCGAATCAGCGTCCACGCAGGCACGACCGAGGAGACCTTCGGCATGGTGCGCGCCGCGCTTGTCTCCTACTCCTCCGCGATCTGA
- a CDS encoding class II fumarate hydratase, with the protein MVDTSSGTEYRIEHDTMGEVRVPATALYSAQTQRAVENFPISGSVLEPAQIAALARIKKSAALANARLGVIDTEIADAITASADEVVAGGLFGEFPIDVYQTGSGTSSNMNMNEVLATLATRRLGRPVHPNDHVNASQSSNDVFPTSVHIAVTGALIDDLIPALDHLAVALEEKAELWAAAVKSGRTHLMDATPVTLGQEFGGYAAQIRYGIERVRAALTRVAEVPLGGTAVGTGINTPAGFPQLVIELLTQETELPITEARNHFEAQANRDALVEASGALRTIAVSMTKICNDLRWMGSGPNTGLGELHIPDLQPGSSIMPGKVNPVVPEAALMVAARVIGNDATIAWSGASGLFELNVAIPVMGTALLESIRLLTQASRVLADKTVAGLEANLARARAFAESSPSIVTPLNRVIGYEAAAKVAKHSVAQGMTVREAVIALGFVERGEVTEEQLDKALDVLSMTRPG; encoded by the coding sequence GTGGTGGACACCAGTTCGGGCACCGAGTACCGCATCGAGCACGACACGATGGGCGAGGTGCGGGTGCCCGCAACCGCCCTGTACAGCGCGCAGACGCAGCGAGCGGTCGAGAACTTCCCGATCTCCGGCTCTGTGCTGGAGCCCGCCCAGATCGCGGCGCTCGCCCGCATCAAGAAGTCCGCGGCCCTCGCGAACGCCCGTCTCGGCGTCATCGACACCGAGATCGCGGACGCCATCACGGCCTCCGCCGACGAGGTCGTCGCCGGCGGACTGTTCGGCGAATTCCCAATCGATGTCTACCAGACCGGCTCGGGCACCTCCTCCAATATGAACATGAACGAGGTGCTCGCGACCCTCGCCACGCGCCGCCTGGGCCGCCCGGTGCATCCGAACGACCACGTCAACGCTTCGCAGTCCTCGAACGACGTCTTCCCGACCTCCGTCCACATCGCCGTCACCGGCGCGCTCATCGACGATCTCATCCCGGCCCTCGACCACCTCGCGGTCGCGCTGGAGGAGAAGGCCGAGCTGTGGGCCGCGGCCGTCAAGAGCGGCCGCACTCATTTGATGGACGCCACGCCGGTGACCCTCGGGCAGGAGTTCGGTGGCTATGCCGCCCAGATCCGCTACGGCATCGAACGTGTCCGGGCGGCGCTGACCCGGGTCGCCGAAGTCCCCCTCGGCGGCACCGCGGTCGGAACCGGCATCAACACCCCGGCCGGCTTCCCGCAGCTGGTGATCGAGCTCCTCACCCAGGAGACGGAGCTCCCGATCACCGAGGCCCGCAACCACTTCGAGGCCCAGGCCAACCGCGATGCCCTGGTCGAGGCCTCCGGTGCGCTCCGCACCATCGCCGTCAGCATGACCAAGATCTGCAACGACCTCCGATGGATGGGCTCCGGCCCCAACACCGGCCTCGGCGAACTGCATATCCCGGACCTCCAGCCCGGATCGTCGATCATGCCCGGCAAGGTCAACCCGGTCGTCCCAGAAGCTGCCCTCATGGTCGCCGCGCGCGTCATCGGCAACGACGCGACGATCGCCTGGAGCGGCGCCTCCGGCCTCTTCGAGCTGAACGTCGCCATCCCGGTGATGGGCACCGCCCTGCTGGAGTCCATCCGCCTCCTCACGCAGGCCAGCCGGGTGCTCGCCGACAAGACCGTCGCCGGCCTCGAAGCGAACCTCGCCCGGGCCCGCGCGTTCGCCGAGTCCAGCCCGTCCATCGTGACCCCGCTGAACCGCGTGATCGGCTACGAGGCCGCCGCCAAGGTCGCCAAGCACTCCGTCGCCCAGGGGATGACCGTTCGGGAGGCCGTGATCGCTCTCGGCTTCGTCGAACGCGGCGAGGTGACGGAGGAACAGCTCGACAAGGCGCTAGACGTGCTGAGCATGACCCGCCCCGGCTGA
- the greA gene encoding transcription elongation factor GreA gives MYPESQTTFLTQDAYDRLAAELEELSVNGRAEIAKRIEAAREEGDLKENGGYHAAKDEQGKIEARIVQLTALLRSATVGAAPESHGIVEPGTVVTATIAGDESAFLIGNREIATGTELPVYSEQSPLGAAILGLKIGDTTEYTAPNGRQIAVRITKVETYTGQ, from the coding sequence TTGTACCCGGAGTCTCAGACCACGTTTCTGACCCAGGATGCGTACGATCGCCTCGCGGCCGAACTCGAAGAGCTCAGCGTCAACGGCCGCGCTGAGATCGCGAAGCGGATCGAAGCGGCCCGCGAGGAGGGCGACCTCAAGGAGAACGGCGGTTATCACGCAGCCAAGGACGAGCAGGGCAAGATCGAGGCCCGCATCGTGCAGCTGACCGCCCTGCTGCGCAGCGCGACCGTGGGCGCAGCGCCGGAGAGCCACGGCATCGTGGAGCCGGGAACGGTGGTCACCGCGACCATCGCCGGCGACGAAAGCGCCTTCCTGATCGGCAACCGCGAGATCGCGACCGGCACAGAGCTCCCCGTCTACAGCGAGCAGAGCCCGCTCGGCGCCGCCATCCTGGGCCTGAAGATCGGCGACACGACGGAGTACACCGCCCCCAACGGCCGCCAGATCGCCGTCCGCATCACCAAGGTCGAAACCTACACAGGCCAATAG
- a CDS encoding PhoH family protein, with amino-acid sequence MAEAGTRQFESAGNAIQQSERTYVLDTSVLLSDPKAIFRFAEHAVVIPVVVVSELEGKRNDPEIGYFARQVLRNLDDLRVQHERLDFPLPVGEGGSLRVELNHSTMSVLPSGMQLGDNDSRILAVALNLANEGLAVTVVSKDLPMRVKAASIGLVAEEYRHEQAVDSGWTGLAAISLGSDQMSDLYEEEWMRTPLVDGLPINTGLIIHSDRGSALGRVVNEGELKLVRGDRDVFGLHGRSAEQRLAIDMLLDPEVGILSLGGRAGTGKSALALCAGLEAVLERQQHKKIVVFRPLYAVGGQELGYLPGDQGEKMNPWGQAVFDTLGALVSRNVLEEVQDRGILEVLPLTHIRGRSLHDSFVIVDEAQSLERNVLLTVLSRIGQNSRVVLTHDVAQRDNLRVGRHDGVASVIETLKGHALFGHITLTRSERSAIAALVTEMLEANELA; translated from the coding sequence GTGGCTGAAGCAGGAACCCGGCAGTTCGAGTCGGCGGGAAACGCCATCCAGCAGAGCGAGCGGACTTATGTGCTCGACACCTCTGTGCTGTTGTCCGACCCCAAGGCGATCTTCCGGTTCGCCGAACACGCTGTCGTCATCCCCGTCGTCGTCGTGAGCGAGCTGGAAGGGAAGCGGAACGATCCCGAGATCGGGTACTTCGCCCGGCAAGTGCTGCGCAACCTGGACGATCTGCGCGTCCAGCACGAGCGGCTGGACTTCCCTCTCCCCGTGGGGGAGGGCGGCTCGCTGCGGGTCGAGCTGAACCACTCCACTATGTCGGTGCTCCCGAGCGGGATGCAGCTGGGCGACAACGACTCGCGCATCCTCGCCGTGGCGCTCAACCTGGCGAACGAGGGCCTTGCGGTCACCGTCGTCTCCAAGGACCTCCCGATGCGCGTCAAAGCCGCATCGATCGGCCTCGTCGCCGAGGAGTACCGCCACGAGCAGGCCGTCGACTCCGGGTGGACCGGTCTCGCGGCGATCTCGCTCGGCAGCGACCAGATGAGCGATCTCTACGAGGAGGAGTGGATGCGCACTCCGCTGGTCGACGGGCTCCCCATCAACACGGGGCTCATCATCCACTCCGACCGCGGCTCGGCCCTCGGCCGCGTCGTGAACGAGGGCGAGCTGAAACTGGTGCGCGGCGACCGGGATGTGTTCGGGCTCCATGGCCGCAGCGCCGAGCAGCGCCTCGCGATCGACATGCTCCTCGACCCGGAGGTGGGCATCCTGTCGCTCGGTGGCCGGGCCGGCACCGGCAAATCGGCGCTCGCGCTGTGCGCAGGTCTGGAAGCGGTGCTCGAGCGGCAGCAGCACAAGAAGATCGTCGTGTTCCGCCCGCTGTACGCGGTCGGCGGACAGGAGCTCGGGTATCTGCCGGGCGACCAGGGCGAGAAGATGAACCCCTGGGGCCAGGCGGTGTTCGACACGCTCGGGGCGCTCGTCTCGAGGAATGTGCTCGAGGAAGTGCAGGATCGCGGCATCCTCGAGGTGCTGCCGCTGACGCACATCCGGGGCCGCTCGCTCCACGACTCCTTCGTGATCGTGGACGAGGCGCAATCGCTGGAACGGAACGTGCTGCTCACGGTGCTCAGCCGGATCGGCCAGAACTCCCGTGTGGTTCTGACGCACGATGTGGCCCAGCGCGACAACCTGAGGGTCGGCCGTCACGATGGCGTCGCGTCGGTGATCGAGACGCTGAAGGGTCACGCGCTGTTCGGGCACATCACGCTGACGCGGTCGGAGCGGTCGGCCATCGCGGCCCTCGTGACCGAGATGCTGGAGGCGAACGAGCTGGCGTGA
- a CDS encoding DUF4307 domain-containing protein, giving the protein MARDDQSVPDTEGDRVETFPPPEAAHPDDVTAAAPAAPESAGLASRYDRTLSAKRRDRWLLGAGAAAMLAVVTAWVLWAGWDKDQADLQFTDTAYTIPDARHVDITFTINTPRGTAVTCALQALNEDFAIVGWRIVSYPGSDSRVTTHRESIRTTQQSTTGLIKTCWLT; this is encoded by the coding sequence ATGGCGCGCGACGACCAAAGCGTCCCGGACACGGAGGGCGACCGGGTCGAGACGTTCCCGCCGCCGGAGGCCGCGCATCCCGACGACGTCACCGCTGCTGCCCCCGCCGCGCCCGAGTCCGCCGGGCTCGCCTCCCGCTACGACCGCACCCTTTCGGCGAAGCGCCGGGACCGCTGGCTGCTCGGCGCGGGCGCTGCGGCCATGCTCGCGGTCGTCACCGCCTGGGTGCTCTGGGCCGGATGGGACAAGGACCAGGCCGATCTGCAGTTCACGGACACGGCGTACACCATCCCCGACGCCCGGCACGTCGACATCACCTTCACCATCAACACACCCCGAGGCACGGCTGTGACCTGCGCACTGCAAGCTCTCAACGAGGACTTCGCGATCGTCGGCTGGCGGATCGTCAGCTACCCCGGTTCGGACTCGCGCGTGACCACCCATCGAGAGAGCATCCGGACGACGCAACAGAGCACGACGGGTTTGATTAAAACCTGCTGGCTGACCTAG
- a CDS encoding PAQR family membrane homeostasis protein TrhA, producing the protein MTALPPADGAVKADELRGPALPNIPLLDASPAHPSEIKPTWRGWIHAGTFPVAIAAGIVLISLAQGASAKWAAAVFMLTSMLLFGNSALYHRFSWKPRTKIVLKRIDHANIFLLIAGTYTPLAVLALPPEKGVLLLSIVWAGALLGIGFRVFWISAPRWLYVPIYLLLGWAAMMYIVDLVNANVAMMVLVMVGGVLYTVGAVIYGVKRPNPFPGVFGFHEIFHTLTVLAFLCHWAATLLIAMRPAYNG; encoded by the coding sequence ATGACCGCACTTCCGCCCGCTGACGGAGCGGTGAAGGCCGATGAGCTGCGCGGTCCGGCCCTCCCCAACATCCCGCTGCTGGACGCTTCCCCGGCCCATCCCTCGGAGATCAAGCCGACGTGGCGCGGCTGGATACACGCAGGCACCTTCCCGGTGGCCATCGCGGCGGGCATCGTCCTCATCAGCCTCGCGCAGGGCGCATCCGCGAAGTGGGCCGCCGCCGTCTTCATGCTGACGTCGATGCTGTTGTTCGGAAACTCAGCGCTCTACCACCGCTTCAGCTGGAAGCCGCGCACCAAGATCGTCCTGAAGCGCATCGACCACGCGAACATCTTCCTGCTGATCGCGGGCACGTACACGCCGCTGGCGGTGCTCGCGCTGCCGCCGGAGAAGGGCGTGCTCCTGCTCTCGATCGTGTGGGCGGGCGCACTCCTCGGGATCGGGTTCCGGGTGTTCTGGATCTCAGCGCCGCGCTGGCTGTACGTTCCGATCTACCTGTTGCTTGGCTGGGCGGCGATGATGTACATCGTCGACCTGGTGAACGCGAATGTCGCGATGATGGTGCTCGTGATGGTGGGCGGGGTGCTCTACACCGTGGGGGCGGTCATCTACGGCGTCAAACGCCCGAACCCGTTCCCGGGGGTGTTCGGGTTCCACGAGATCTTCCACACCCTGACGGTGCTGGCCTTCCTCTGTCACTGGGCGGCGACGCTGCTCATCGCGATGCGTCCCGCCTACAACGGCTGA
- a CDS encoding isoprenyl transferase has translation MSRRSSPLASGLLYGLYQKGVRRELAALGVEALPKHVAMIIDGNRRWARQAGLTTVAHGHRAGAAKMREFLKWCDDLGIAVVTLYLLSSDNLTNRESAELADLIEIIAELAEDLSRYRHWRVKHVGSAAGLSDPLGAALTGAEDRTAANEGMHINLAVGYGGRKEITDAIRSIVAAHQAEGGSLETLADLLTPDFIGAHLYTGGQPDPDLVIRTSGEQRLSDFMLWQSAHSEFYFVEALGPDLREVDFLRAVRDYSRRQRRFGS, from the coding sequence GTGAGCAGAAGAAGTTCTCCCCTTGCCAGCGGACTGCTCTATGGGTTGTACCAGAAAGGCGTTCGCCGCGAACTCGCGGCGCTCGGCGTCGAAGCGCTCCCGAAGCATGTCGCGATGATCATCGACGGTAACCGCCGCTGGGCACGCCAGGCCGGTCTCACCACGGTCGCGCACGGACACCGTGCGGGCGCCGCCAAAATGCGCGAGTTCTTGAAGTGGTGCGATGATCTCGGCATCGCCGTCGTCACGCTCTACCTCCTCTCCTCGGACAACCTCACCAACCGCGAGAGCGCCGAGCTGGCAGACCTCATCGAAATCATCGCGGAACTCGCCGAGGACCTCTCCCGCTACCGCCACTGGCGTGTCAAGCACGTCGGCTCCGCCGCCGGGCTGTCCGATCCGCTCGGCGCCGCGCTCACCGGCGCCGAGGATCGTACCGCGGCGAACGAGGGGATGCACATCAACCTCGCCGTCGGCTACGGCGGCCGCAAGGAGATCACTGACGCCATCCGCAGCATCGTCGCCGCGCACCAGGCCGAGGGCGGAAGCCTGGAGACCCTGGCCGACCTGCTGACACCGGATTTCATCGGCGCCCACCTCTACACCGGGGGGCAGCCCGACCCCGACCTCGTCATCCGCACCTCCGGCGAGCAGCGTCTCAGCGACTTCATGCTCTGGCAGAGCGCCCACAGCGAGTTCTACTTCGTCGAAGCGCTCGGCCCCGACCTCCGCGAAGTCGACTTCCTCCGCGCCGTCCGCGACTACTCCCGCCGACAGCGCCGCTTCGGCTCCTGA